The genomic interval ACATCATTTTGTTTTGCTACTTTTTGTAAATTCTCCCATAAATACCTAAATGCCGCTAAACTTGCATTGCAATCTTCTTGCCCCGCTTCCCCTTGCATTTGCTCTATATAACTCTTAGGCACTTCAAAGCCTAAATGTGCTTCATTTATCGCTCTTACACTTTGCAAACTAAAAATCCCAAACACACCCAAACTAAGCTCTGCTACGCTTTTACTCTCACTTTTTAACTCTTGAAAACTTCTTATAAATTCGCTTGCTTGATGTGGACAAAAAATAGGTTGTGTGATGATTCTATCCACGCCAATGCGCAACTTTTTAGCTAATCGCTCTCTTATTATAGGATTAGTCATATCTATGGGGGTGCCGCTTATAATGCTTATATCGCTGCCTAATGTATCTCTTGTCATTCGAATAAGCTCTATGCCATCTATTTTTTCACTCCCTGCTGTATTTGTATCATCTCCACCAATAAGGGCTACACACGTGAAGTTTGCATATTTTAAGCTTAGGATTTGGGAGAGAATCTGCGTTTTATCTAGCCCTGCCGCACTTATTGTAGGCACAAAGGGCAAATCTATATGCTCACGCAGTATATACGCGCTCAAAATTGCATTTACACTGGCATTTTTACGCACATTTGCAGGGACAAGCACAAAGCCAACATTTTCTTTTAAAAATTCTCTTGCTCCCTCTAACATTGCCTTTAAGTGCTGTATATCTTCGCTTTTTTGATGTGGTAAAAACTCAAATCCAAACATCATCTCTCCATTTTAATCCCAAATTTAATCCCAAACGCTATAATTGTAACATTTTTTGCAAGGACATTAATGATATGAAACTTGTTGTTTTTGATTTTGATTCTACTCTTATGGACGGCGAGACGATTGATATACTTGCCAAAGCGCATAATGTTAGTGACGAAGTTGCAAAAATCACTCACAAAGCGATGAATGGGGAACTTGATTTTTATGAAGCACTTAAAAGTCGTGTAGCGCTCTTAAAAGGATTAAGCCTACAAAAAACCAAAGAGATAGCGCATAATCTACCACTTATGAATGGTGCATTGCCTTGTGTAAAAGCCTTGAAAGCACAAAACTACAAAGTCGTATGCTTTAGCGGAGGATTCCATATTGCAACGGATTATTTTGTAGATATTTTGGGACTTGATGCAAGCTTTGCTAATATTTTGCATCATAAAGATTCTATTCTTACAGGCGAAGTGGGTGGGGAGATGATGTTTAGCGATTCTAAGGGTATAATGCTCCAACGCTTACAGAATCTCCTTAGCCTCACACGCAAAGATACAATTGTGATAGGCGATGGCGCAAATGATTTAAGTATGTTTGCCTATGCCGATGTGCGCATTGCCTTTTGTGCAAAGGAGATTCTTAAAAAAGAGGCAAATATTCTCATTGAGACGCAAGATTTAAGAGAAATTCCTAAAGCTCTCAATATTCCCTTTAAGGAGTAAATATGACGATTTCAATCCTTTGTGGTGGCTCTGGCACGCGTCTTTTCCCCCTATCGCGTGAGCTTTTGCCTAAACAATTTGCTAATCTACTTCCATCTAAAAACGCTCAAACTTCCTCACACTCACTTTTCCAAGAGACACTTTTGCGCAATGATTTTTTACGCAAAAGCCACAAGGGCAAATTCCAAATTATTACCAATGATAATCACTACTTCATCGCGCAAGAACAAGCTCACAAAATTAATATTCCCTTATCAGAATTTATTTTAGAATCTCTTGGCAAAAACACCGCTCCAGCACTTACTTTTGCGGCTCTAAAGTCTTTAGAATCTTTTTCACTCAATCAAAATGAAGATGATATTATTCTTGCGCTGCCAAGCGACCACCTTATCAAAAATACTGCTGATTACGAACAGAGTATATTTCAAGCCATAGAATTAGCACAAAAAGGATTCTTAGTTACTTTTGGGATTAAGCCAAATTGCCCACATACAGGCTATGGCTATATTAAGGCAAAAGATAGCGTTGTAGAAAAATTCATTGAAAAGCCCTCCATTAAAGATGCTAAAGCTTATGTAGAAAATGGCAACTATCTATGGAATAGCGGTATGTTTTGCTTTAAAGCAGAAGTGTTTTTACAAGAGCTTGAAGTGCATAACCCAGAAGTATATAAGCGCTGTAAGCTTACTTTTGAAGCTTCTAAGGAAAGTGAAGCAAAGGATTTTATCCGCTTAGATGCCAAAATGAGTGAAAATTTGCCTGATATTAGCATAGATTACGCATTAATGGAAAAAAGTCAAAAGGTCGCTTGTGTGAGTAGCAATTTTATATGGAATGATATTGGAAGTTTTGAATCTCTCTCTAATGAATATCCCACAGATGAAGCAGAAAATGCAAGTAAAAATACCTTTATTCAAAAAGAATGCAAAAATAATTTTGTCATTTCAGATAAGCTTGTCGCAGGGATTGGGCTAGAGGATTTAATGATTATTGATGAAAACGATTGCCT from Helicobacter hepaticus ATCC 51449 carries:
- a CDS encoding mannose-1-phosphate guanylyltransferase/mannose-6-phosphate isomerase, yielding MTISILCGGSGTRLFPLSRELLPKQFANLLPSKNAQTSSHSLFQETLLRNDFLRKSHKGKFQIITNDNHYFIAQEQAHKINIPLSEFILESLGKNTAPALTFAALKSLESFSLNQNEDDIILALPSDHLIKNTADYEQSIFQAIELAQKGFLVTFGIKPNCPHTGYGYIKAKDSVVEKFIEKPSIKDAKAYVENGNYLWNSGMFCFKAEVFLQELEVHNPEVYKRCKLTFEASKESEAKDFIRLDAKMSENLPDISIDYALMEKSQKVACVSSNFIWNDIGSFESLSNEYPTDEAENASKNTFIQKECKNNFVISDKLVAGIGLEDLMIIDENDCLLIAKKGYSQQVKDIVALLKTTHPELTQIHKTAHRPWGTYTILLESQNYKIKQIVVKPKGKLSLQKHYHRNEHWIIVSGCAIITLGESQKFLKANQSTYIPMGEVHRLENPGILPLVLIEVQMGEYLGEDDIVRLSDDYQRK
- the serB gene encoding phosphoserine phosphatase SerB, which encodes MKLVVFDFDSTLMDGETIDILAKAHNVSDEVAKITHKAMNGELDFYEALKSRVALLKGLSLQKTKEIAHNLPLMNGALPCVKALKAQNYKVVCFSGGFHIATDYFVDILGLDASFANILHHKDSILTGEVGGEMMFSDSKGIMLQRLQNLLSLTRKDTIVIGDGANDLSMFAYADVRIAFCAKEILKKEANILIETQDLREIPKALNIPFKE